One Burkholderiales bacterium genomic region harbors:
- the ispG gene encoding flavodoxin-dependent (E)-4-hydroxy-3-methylbut-2-enyl-diphosphate synthase, with product MSYGAFPRRLSRAFRVGKVVIGGDHPIVVQSMTNTDTADAEATAQQVAQLAKAGSELVRITVNSPEAAREVAGIRNRLDQMGCAVPLIGDFHFNGHKLLTQFPDCAEALAKYRINPGNVGAGKKRDEQFAIMIETACRYRKPVRIGVNWGSLDPALLARMMDDNAKATEPKDAAAVTREALIVSALDNARRAEELGLGGDQIVLSCKVSGVQDLIAVYRDLAARCDYPLHLGLTEAGMGSKGIVASTAALAVLLQEGIGDTIRVSLTPEPNGDRTKEVIVAQEILQTMGLRSFTPMVIACPGCGRTTSTFFQELAEQIQNYVRAQMPIWGERYHGVEDMKVAVMGCVVNGPGESKHANIGISLPGSGENPVAPVYVDGRKTVTLKGDAIAAEFQAIVDDYVQSRYTARSSEELQDQPA from the coding sequence ATGTCATACGGCGCATTTCCGCGGCGCCTAAGCCGCGCGTTTCGCGTCGGCAAGGTCGTCATCGGCGGCGATCACCCGATCGTCGTGCAATCGATGACGAATACCGATACCGCCGACGCCGAGGCGACAGCGCAACAAGTCGCGCAACTCGCAAAAGCCGGATCGGAGCTGGTCCGCATTACCGTCAACAGTCCCGAAGCCGCGCGCGAAGTCGCCGGCATTCGCAACCGCCTCGACCAGATGGGTTGTGCTGTGCCGCTCATCGGTGACTTCCATTTCAACGGCCACAAGCTGTTGACCCAGTTTCCCGATTGCGCCGAAGCGCTCGCCAAATACCGGATAAATCCCGGTAACGTCGGCGCCGGCAAAAAACGCGACGAACAATTCGCGATCATGATCGAGACCGCGTGCCGCTACCGTAAACCGGTGCGCATCGGCGTCAACTGGGGCAGCCTCGATCCGGCGTTGCTGGCGCGCATGATGGACGACAACGCGAAAGCAACCGAGCCGAAAGATGCGGCGGCGGTGACGCGCGAAGCGCTGATCGTCTCGGCGCTCGACAATGCCCGCCGCGCCGAAGAACTTGGCTTGGGCGGCGACCAGATCGTACTGTCGTGCAAGGTCAGCGGCGTGCAGGATCTGATCGCCGTGTATCGCGATCTCGCCGCGCGCTGCGACTATCCGCTGCATCTCGGCCTGACCGAAGCCGGCATGGGCTCCAAAGGCATCGTCGCCTCGACCGCGGCGCTTGCCGTGCTGCTGCAGGAAGGCATAGGCGACACCATACGCGTATCGCTGACTCCGGAGCCTAACGGCGATCGCACTAAAGAGGTCATCGTCGCCCAGGAAATCCTGCAAACCATGGGTTTGCGCTCGTTCACGCCGATGGTGATCGCGTGCCCCGGGTGCGGGCGCACGACCAGCACGTTCTTCCAGGAGTTGGCAGAACAGATCCAGAATTATGTGCGCGCACAAATGCCGATCTGGGGCGAGCGCTATCACGGTGTCGAAGACATGAAGGTCGCGGTAATGGGCTGCGTGGTCAACGGGCCGGGCGAAAGCAAGCACGCGAACATCGGCATCAGCCTGCCAGGTTCCGGCGAGAATCCGGTCGCGCCGGTTTACGTCGACGGGCGCAAGACGGTGACCCTGAAAGGCGATGCGATCGCGGCCGAGTTCCAGGCTATCGTCGACGACTACGTGCAGTCGCGCTACACCGCCCGCTCTTCCGAAGAGCTGCAGGATCAGCCGGCCTGA